tatgttctgaatcattcccaaagcatgcaatcgcttggcaATGGATTGGCgactcttcttgcgtttgacacggatactcattgagcaaaataaaaaacgcagctAAGGTACAAAGGAAAGGCAAACACGTCAATACGAAGCCCTCTATTCATGTTAATCCAACTAATTGGAGCAGACGATTGAAATGCAAAACAATCAAATACTGAATTGACGAAACAGAATCACACCTTAAGTCTTGTAGGGACCTCAAATaatcaattcaaaaaaattgctagttagttaataatatttttctctgtAACTAAACGcaatgtaaacttaaaaaaaaaaaaataaataaaaaaaaaataataaaaaaaaataataaaaaaatgtatcaaaaatttgacaaaactaATGGTTTGGTGCAAGCATCTATAGCTAATGGCCGCACATTTGTCTAATTCGATGCTCCTTTTACGAATTTAGTCCATGCCGTCACTCACGTCGAAAAGCCGCTCTTTATTCAGCGAAATTCAAAGTGCGCCTTGCCACAGCCTGCGACCAGTAATAGAACAAAAACTTTTACTATCATTTCCTGCATTTTTAGCTGCAATAGACCTACACTGTCAACACGCCATGCGCAATTGCGCTTACCGATAATTACCACATTTAAAGAATAACCGTTAAATACACAAATAGACCATTACAGTAAAACAAACTAAGCGGCAGGCTGAGCATTGAAGCTCACCAATGCAAATTTCACTTTTAAGCGCGGCCACTTTTCGCTTACAGCCAACGCATGAGAGCGAGAGAGTAACCAGCCAGCAGTCCGGCAATCTGGCTAATTTGCATAATTACGCGATTAGTATGTAAGCCCGCAATTTGTTTGtaactaatttattttatatgtatgtatgcgtatggctagcatttctttttctaaatttgaactgccgttttgtttttgtgccgcTCTGCAGTTTTTACGCTCCAATTCACGAAATTTGCCCACCAgcagaaagtgaaaaaagtgaaaaaaagaatacaaagtAATTACtgccaatacaaaaatgaagtGGCTGAACGATTTCACAAAATGAGGAAATGAGGGTGAAACaccgaaaaaatttaagaaacaaaaaaaaaaaaaattaacgctcCTAAAGCGAAAGcaaagacaagcaaacaaaaaactgcaGTAAATTTGCGAGTGACCCTGAAATTTGGTAGAACAACAACCAGCGCGGCAATAGCGCTAATAGTGAGGGTAGGGTAGTAATGTGAAATTTGTGGTTGCTACACGTGACCTTGCCCCAGTTTGGATATGTACAACGAGCAAaaaccaccaccaccaacaacaacaaaaacaacaacaacacaagtgACACACATAATTGGCATTATTGACACACAAATAACGAAATGGTTTAGTTAAATATGTCACAAGCTGATAAATAAActgcacacatacgcacacacacacacatatatgcatatatgcagCTATAACTAGTAACAGTAAAAACTTTACAGCTGAGTATATATGAGTTGCTTCACCTCGTCCTTAGCCAAAGTACAAAGTAGTGCATATGCGGTCAAGGGCGATCGCCCAGGCTGACGAGTGGTGCATGTGACCAGGATGCCACGCAGCTATGTATGTACCTACGGTGTAGTGAACCCATAGCAATATTGCAttagtatgcacatacatacatacgtgcatacttacatacatacatacatagaaatatATACTAGAGTTTGCTCTAAATTTGAAATCTCTCTGCTTATTTATAAATGTCTACAACAGAGAGCAGCTGCTGCAGCATCGCCTCATAAAGCAGGGTCAGTGGCGCATTATTGGTATAACAGCAAGCAGCCTGCTAACCAGCAGCGGGCAGCCTCGACCTCAAAATCACAGTTCATCATCCATGCAACGCTGCGGGTGAGCTTCACATGCACTGGCGCCACACAGTGTTGCTGCATTTCCGAATGACGAAAACAGTTGTGTATCTTTTATGTCAATGACAATAGTCAAGCATATGGAACGCATTGTTACTGGGGAATGCTGTTGCTATTTAACTGTTAGTAATGGAGGGTTGtactttttgttgtaataaaacATTAGTGCATTAGTAGATGTCTATAAATTAAGAATTTGTGCATTCTATAGCAAATTTTGTAGTCTGCAATTTAAATCTGCGTTTCGCAAATCTTTCGTTAACCAGATTTGAACCGTAACCCTATGAGGCTAACCAAATTTCGTTTgcattttatatagaaaatacatTTTCGGACGTGTAGATTATAGAAAGATATCAGAGcacatgaaataaatgaaataaaggaTAAAAATGCAGATGGCTCCATTGCAAAAATTTCGTCACGACAGAGCATTAAATTGCCTTTGAATACCAAATGAAATATGTGGgctatgcatacatttttctcAATGCGTAGCCCCCAAGTGgagcagaaaaaataaaactgctGGAAAAAgctaagatttttttcatttgaaacttAACTTATTGCATTTCTTAGGCGGAGTAAAAAATTCAGAATATTTTCCGCAAACGAATTTTCCGAATCGAATCGAAATGCTACTTCCCAAGTCTATCATCGCATTCGATCATAATAAATAGCGATTTAAAGGTAATATTCTGCTTcacaacaaattctttgaaaattttgtgttgaATGAAGCCAGTTTTGTGTTAAAGCTAGTAGTAACTTCACGGCCGTGAAATTTCGCCAGCCACAGATATTTGGCTTGCCCTAAAATGCTACTCGTAACGTTGATTGTCAAATGAAAAGTAGCGTCAAATTTATGAGCATCACTTCAGAAGCAAATTGCATCGCAAattggaaacttttggtgagaaaagtattttttttttttaattttaaattaacacacaaaaaatataaagaatagGTAAATCTTCTTTCTCTTTGCAAAGACGTTGCACTTAAACATGCCATATCTTCGGAGTACTCGAACTCAGGCACTTCACTCGCAAACGAGCTGTCTGTTTTCGCCCAATTTTAAATGGCATGTGAGTTTCGAATAGGTGtggaaaaaatgttgctgtAATCATGTTGCTGGCACGTTGTTCTCACTGAGTACAACTTCGCCGTAAAACACATATGAAAGTTCCCGCGTATTTCACGGCAATGCAACTTATACGGATTTTGACAGGCATTTCACATGAAACGCGAACTTAGTGCTATGCTTTGTAGGTAAAAAAGAGATACAATTCGATAAACTTCTTGATACCATTAGGATTATGCTAAAAAGTCGAGGCAGGAGGACAAAAAACTGGGTGCTGGTCATGGACCAAATGTAGTACCGAATGTAGTACGAAAGCCAGGTGGTGCCAATGATTCCATTGTGGTAACATATGTAAGCCATGAAGCACATTCTGGTAGGACAATCGTCGAAAATTCTGTTGATAAAATCACGAAAATGGTTAACTCGGATCGGCCTCTGAGTATTCGCAAGTGTGTTCAGCATAATAGCAGTGCGATATAttgcaaatttataataatttttatttaattttttcccccttattttaattttgattttattttatttttttctttatttttttatattaatatatttttaataaaaatataatataataaatataaaaattaatataaatatttttttttgatttttttaaattttttttatataagcgtaaagttttgactattgttttactttttataatttttatttaattttttcccccttaatatttattttcatttttgttttatttttattttttttccaaatttttttattttaatttttttttttatatttatatttttttatattcacttttttaatttttacttttattttcatatatttatacaaatatcattcatactataataaaaaccatataccataaaatttgaaactttgtacGATTTCTTTcaagattcaaaaaattttcagctTTCTAACCAGAATCTATAGAATTTTTCAGGGTATGCAgctcaattttagtataacaaagtgaaaATGTGAAGTGACTATAAAATaacgttgatttttttaaatttttatttgataactaaaatagaaaaaattgtttgtcttgcttgaattttttcttctatGGCGAAAATACGGAAGACCGCCAGcaaaactttgcaaatttttctctttgcaCGAAAGAAAAGTGGTGACAGgtcagcaaaaaaacaaaaaattgtcaaaaaatcagCAGTATTTTGTAGGCATTtgaaactttaacttttttaatttttatttaattttattttatttttcttacaaatataATTCATATAACAACAAATACTGTATAACTCAAAGtatcaaattttgaacaaaatttaaaataatccaacaaattttcaacaaaatttcaagttttttagtCAGAAGTTttagaattttcatcaaaattagaaatttttggtcagaatttatagaaaaattttaattatgcaattttataaCCCAGCCAGCTTAAAACCCCACAAATTTGGCtttgattttgataattttttttcttgtctgTGTTATGCAATTTTTCGCTCGAAATTTTCATTGCAAGGCACAAGACcgtcagcaaacaaaaaataggcaAAAATCAACTCAATGTTTCAGctacttcaaaaatgtttttattataccaaaattcatttGGCTAAAGAAaaacatacaataaaaaattttaaattctgttGGAAAATTCTAAAACTGCTGAGTctctgcatactcgaaattgttctaaaaattcttattaaaaagtttgaattttgatggaatttttttgttttgaatttttaaaaattttgtacaaagtttgaaactttaactTAAGTAGttcttattatgaaaaaaatattttttagaaaaagtaagaaaagtaaaaaaaactaaaatttttggttaaaaaatttaaaactttggatgaaacttttttttttggtttttaaaaatttcgtacaaactttaaaactttaagttaaatagttgttattgtaaaaaataaaaacatttttcgtatAAAAATACTTGTAATTACGTTAACTTCAGCACCGAAAGGAAAGCGAAAGAGGTGGGCAAATTTTTACTTCCCTAATACCACATTGGGCAGAACtatcgttaaaaaaattaattaaaaagttgtttaaaaaattaattaaaaagttaactaaaaaattatctaaaaatttaattaaaaaattagttaaaaaattaattaaaaagttaattaaaaatttgttaaaaaagtaattaaaaagttgagaaaaaaactatctaaaaattaaattaaaaaattaactaaaacattatctaaaaatttattaaaaagttagttaaaaattatttaaaaaatgatctaaaaattaaattaagaaattaattaaaaatgtattaaaaaagttaattataaatttagtttaaaattaaataaaaaattattgatacaatttgcgccaccttgtacatacatacttcctACAATACCCTATAACTTAGGTATTAACCATCGCCAGATATGCAATTTTATCTATTATTTacgttgaaaaaatgttttcccacACTCGAGTTGtttctacatacataatttcctcacacttatttttaaataaaaaaaaatgtgctttgTTTCAAAACTTCACGCCTCGTTTCTCATTTGTTACTCGACGAGTTTCCTCAACATTGCATCGAGCGCACACCCCCTATCTCTCTTTCCACTCACCCCACGAACTTACCTGATGATATCGAATTCGCCGAATCGCTGCGCGGTGTGTGCTGCTGCATGCTGAGTCCATTGTGTTGCATTCCCACATTTCCACCCAATACACCACCCATCAAACCATTCATTAGACCCTGATTCAGAGTGGCATGCAACATATTGCTGCTATTATTCAGATTCAGATtactactattattattttgtgcGTTTTGCTGATTTCCAAGATGTCCATTGCCCAGCTGATTGCCGTGAGCCAATGCAATGCCACCTACACCACCACCGCCGCCCCCACTTCCGCTGCCTCCGTTATTGCCATTACCGAAATGTACACCATTCGCGGCATTGCCAGCACTGTTGACATTCATATTGGGGATGCCACCTAATGGGTGCAGGGGAATTATGGAGGTTTGAGGTGGCAGCAAATTGGCACAGCCATGAGCCGACGTGATCACGCTGTGGCCACCATGCCCATTGAAGGCGGATTCGTACCAAAGATCCTGTTCGCCATAGACAGGCGAATCGAGCGGTGAGGGTGAGAGTGTGGTGCTAAGCACAAGGCCGGTGGAGGATGAGCTCACTTCGGCGGAAGATTCTTCGAGCATGCGAAAGGCGAAACCGCCGTTATTCGACCAACGTCGCTTCATCATTGTTGTTTGCCTCTGACCAATCAGggtggaaatttttttggtttggtgTGCCTGTGGTGTGGACAGCGTGGATGTTGATGAGCGACGAGTTGATTTTGCAGTTTCAAACTGCAATATTTTATTGCACTTTTGTTTTCACTAATATTTTCTGCTACTTTTGCTACAGTTTTTCACACTGactttatgtatgtacttaagcaatttttctaatttttgttaactaatttttttttttaataaaattgtattgtatGCTCTCTGCTGCTTTCCtaacacttttgtttttttttcttttggataccttttttaattttggtactTTTTTCGCACTAATTTGTGCACAAAATACATACTTGCAGTTTTTTATTGGCGTaaacaaaatttgctttcaaaataaATGCCGCTTTTGTAATCTAAAAtcgtaagtgaaaaacaaaattttaaaaattaatcgattgaatttcaacaaaaaaaaaaaatttcttatttttttagtttctttttttttttttttttgtgaaatatcgACAACAATTCTGTGGCTCGTGTGTATTTGAGTGGCAATCGGCACCGAAAAAATCTTATTAGTTTAGCTGTTTCTGCGATTTCTTTGAACGACTTCATTTGCTTGCTTGTTTTCGAAATGCGCGCTTTATCACTGAAACGAGACACAAAacagagagagagggagagagagagggaaGAGAGATATAGAGAAATCCAATCAAGTTAAAACTGCTTTCTTTATATTAGGGTACATACTTTTTCTTTCTCAAAGTCGCTTGAACTGGTTGAACATTTATTAGTGGTTTTTTTACTCCTTTTGActctacttatttatttatttcgttgcAAACTTTTATTGTGTATTTTGCACGACGTGTTATTGGTTCGTCATTTTGCatcgttttctttttctgtttatttattttttttttaatgctgaaAATACAGTTGAGTGAAAAATGCGGTTTGAATTCTTCAACTCGACTGCGCTgctaacaaatttttaagaattttttttttacccacagaaaaaaaattttcgatacaAAAAAGATTGGgttaagatatttaaaaaacaaacaacaaaaaaaaaaaacaaaaaaaaattgtgaataaaatattttgtgatcGGTTTAACTATCGCTTGAATGCACTGCTTTCGGCTGAATTTAGTAACTCGGCGGCAATTTAggtttattaaatgaaaatgagttgcatttttgttgttgttgttgtttttatgtaaatggcatttaatttgtttggttGTATGCTATTTGCATTTAgtgaacttgaaaattttcgtctTGAAAATGGAAGTTTCTTTGTGACTTAAATGTCAAAGATTGGACAACAAGTTCAAACAGCCGTTAAACGGCATTTAGTGAACTTCAAAACCTTCACCTTGAACATGGGAagtgtttttgtaatttatatgTCACAGATAGGTCAACTAGTTCGAACAGCCGTTAAGCTGGTACAATTTCAGCTAATAAAAGTCTGAGACATatgaataaattacaaaaaaaaaaaaattaaaaaaaaattaaaaaaaaattcaaaaaaaaaaatagataaaaaaacaattaaattaaaagtttctaGTCTAGGCAGCAACAAAggccaaaaacgaaaacaaaaaataaaaactaaggcAATAATTTATGAGCTTCCATCCACGCTATTTTTGATACagataataacatttttctagaCATTCGGTTGCCATTGGTCACCTAACCGGTCATAATCGACTACCACATTTTTAAATGCATTGGTTAGGCCTGCCTGCTTAGCCAGGTTGCCGGCTTTTCTTGAAGTATGAAGATGAGAAGATCGAccatattttatgcaaatagCTGGCCCTGATCAAACAGAATTGGAGACAGACAAGCGTTAAGAATGCATCTATCAAGAAACTTTTACGAATGCTGAGCGATTTCTTGAGATAAGCGCTTATTATGAGGGTACAAAGAATCTTAAGTTTCCACTTTACCTTCAGCTTCTATAGAAACCCACTTCTTTCTCTAACTGTGTTTGTCACATTTCAGAAAAAAGCTGTCAAAAATTTGCATGAGCGAAACTATTAGCTCAATACATTTACAACTCGAGAGCATTACTGTTTCAGAAgttcagaaaatatattttaatgcaaTTGCGCGCTCAGCAACTGTCCCATTTCCCCAACCAGTGTTCCAAAGTTCAGTATTAAATAGACAAGTATTTCTGCGaagatatactcgtatgcaacATAATTATGATGTTGgggaaaattattgtatggagATTTTTGTTTCCATTAACAAGAGAGACTGtattggaggaggattgttgatgaagctatggtccgccacagactgtgaagctacgagagagagagagaacatTTTTTACATCTGCTATGCTTTCATAACCTCAAAATAAATAGCCCAACTAGCAACACCATTCAATAAGCCTTCTTTAGAGCAAAGGTCAATGTTGTATGCTTTACGAATCATCGAATTTTGGTCGATGCTTTAAAACTGCGGAAAACAtcggaaatataaaaatgttaagtgaaaagctacaacaaaaaacacttaaagCAAAATTTGTACAATAAAAGGCAATGTCAATGTTTcgcaacttcaaaaaaaaaaaacagcgttaatataaaaaagtgcttCAAATAAGCTTTGAACGCAAGGAAAagcgaaaaattgcacaaaaaaatacaccaagctaaATTTGCACTAGAAACACAATGTTTTGCTTAATTCAACATGAAAGAAATGCCTGAATTGCTTCTTCCTAAACAtgcgattatttttaaaatacaaaaaaaaattctaaaatatgcCCCTGAAAGTTCAACCAACTTGTTGCATTGAAGggggaaaaaaaccaaatggcaaaaaaaaaatgtatttaaaattaatctCTCACTAGTCGGCCCAAACATCACAGCAAATTACGAAAATACACAATTTCGAGTATTTAAAAACAGGCAGAAAATGCATGAAGAGAAAAAGATTGCGAGGAATGTTTGGGAAATGTTTAAGAAGAACACTGGGGACACTTTGCCAAAACACTCAAAAAAGGcagaaaaaaacgccaaaaacaaacaaacaaaaaaaatattaaaaaaaataagaaactgcCGTTTCGCTGATTTCTCAGCACTCGGCTGGCGTTTTATTGTTGCATTTAAGTGTCACTCACTGGCATGTTAACGAAAATCTACGATCtataaatgcacatacatagaAACATATGTATAAGAGTACTCGCACTGtcacatgcatgtacatacatacatatattaaagtaACTTTGGTCAGCAGTAGTCGTGTTTTTTCGTGCATCCATTTAAAACTTAATGCGTCTATGTAGACATGTGCGCTCGCTGCTTCTGCATTAATCGCACAGGTATGTTACG
The sequence above is drawn from the Anastrepha obliqua isolate idAnaObli1 chromosome 4, idAnaObli1_1.0, whole genome shotgun sequence genome and encodes:
- the LOC129244260 gene encoding ecdysone receptor-like, which encodes MMKRRWSNNGGFAFRMLEESSAEVSSSSTGLVLSTTLSPSPLDSPVYGEQDLWYESAFNGHGGHSVITSAHGCANLLPPQTSIIPLHPLGGIPNMNVNSAGNAANGVHFGNGNNGGSGSGGGGGGVGGIALAHGNQLGNGHLGNQQNAQNNNSSNLNLNNSSNMLHATLNQGLMNGLMGGVLGGNVGMQHNGLSMQQHTPRSDSANSISSGMFPTGSFDYFSEVEMGKLAGNYFGS